Proteins co-encoded in one Hymenobacter swuensis DY53 genomic window:
- a CDS encoding pseudouridine synthase, which produces MRYVLLNKPYEVLTQFTDETGRQTLKDFVDVPNIYPVGRLDYDSEGLVLLTDDKQLQHRLSEPRFKVPKTYWVQVEGVPTEEALENLRRGVDLKTGFTSPAEVELLPDAPQLWERSKPVRFRAAIPTSWVQIRISQGMNRQVRKMTAAVGFPTLRLVRVQLADLQVADLQPGQWRELTEKEVAALTEDMAAQTAAAGTFKTPNKGSEYWPGGIRPANAKPAPTGGFNRSNSAKPAPEGTKRAAGSRGAGRTAGTGFFTPKPAGGKSGGRPAATGGAGRKPGAKPAGRGPAAPGGRPSSPGRKSGPTGGKRPGRG; this is translated from the coding sequence ATGCGCTACGTTCTGCTCAACAAACCCTACGAAGTCCTCACCCAGTTTACCGACGAAACCGGCCGGCAAACCCTTAAGGATTTCGTGGATGTTCCAAACATCTACCCCGTCGGCCGCCTCGATTACGACTCCGAAGGCCTGGTGCTGCTCACCGATGACAAACAGCTCCAGCACCGCCTGTCGGAGCCCCGCTTCAAAGTGCCGAAAACCTACTGGGTGCAGGTAGAAGGCGTACCCACCGAGGAGGCCCTGGAAAACCTGCGGCGCGGTGTGGACCTGAAAACCGGTTTCACCAGCCCCGCTGAGGTGGAACTGCTGCCCGACGCGCCCCAACTCTGGGAACGGAGCAAGCCAGTGCGTTTCCGGGCCGCCATTCCCACCAGTTGGGTCCAGATCCGGATTTCGCAGGGCATGAACCGGCAGGTGCGCAAGATGACGGCGGCCGTGGGCTTCCCCACCTTGCGCCTGGTGCGCGTGCAGCTGGCCGACCTGCAAGTGGCCGACCTCCAGCCCGGCCAGTGGCGCGAGCTGACGGAAAAGGAAGTAGCCGCCCTCACCGAGGACATGGCCGCCCAAACGGCCGCCGCCGGCACCTTCAAAACGCCCAATAAAGGCTCCGAGTACTGGCCCGGCGGCATCCGGCCAGCCAACGCCAAACCGGCTCCCACGGGCGGCTTCAACCGCAGCAACTCCGCCAAACCCGCCCCCGAAGGCACCAAACGCGCCGCCGGCAGCCGGGGCGCGGGCCGCACGGCGGGCACGGGCTTCTTCACGCCCAAGCCGGCCGGTGGCAAAAGCGGCGGCCGGCCCGCGGCAACGGGTGGCGCGGGTCGCAAGCCCGGAGCCAAGCCGGCCGGGCGGGGCCCGGCCGCGCCGGGTGGGCGCCCAAGCAGCCCTGGCCGCAAATCCGGCCCGACGGGTGGCAAACGCCCCGGGCGCGGCTAA
- a CDS encoding acetate/propionate family kinase, which produces MHIFVINSGSSSLKYQLFRWPQEQPLARGLVERIGLPEGQLTHTTLLPDGQEHTVRHTLPIPDHRTGLEQAMRLLTDPETGVLPDPADVQLVGHRAVHGGEEFREPTLVTAEVKARIRELFPLAPLHNPANLLGMEVAEQLFPQARQVAVFDTAFHSTLPPHAYRFALPEELYTKHGLRAYGFHGTSHQFVSQETLRYLGQPDARVITVHLGNGCSMTATVAGRAVDTSMGFGPMNGLVMGTRAGDTDQAIIFHLVEQLGYSLDDVKNLLNKESGMLGLTGHSDMRDITRQLNEGDPRARLAYDLYAYRIKKYLGAFLAALNGAEAIVFTGGVGENDALVRQLVCANLDFLGIQLDDTENARRAPGIRDLSAAGSRVRVLVVPTNEELEIARLCAEMEVDQ; this is translated from the coding sequence ATGCACATCTTCGTCATCAACTCCGGCAGCAGCTCGCTGAAGTACCAACTGTTTCGCTGGCCGCAGGAGCAGCCGCTGGCCCGCGGGCTGGTGGAGCGCATCGGCCTGCCCGAGGGCCAGCTCACGCACACCACCCTGCTGCCCGACGGCCAGGAGCACACCGTGCGCCACACCCTGCCCATCCCCGACCACCGCACCGGCCTGGAGCAGGCCATGCGCCTGCTCACCGACCCCGAAACCGGTGTGCTGCCCGACCCCGCCGACGTGCAGCTGGTGGGCCACCGTGCCGTGCACGGCGGTGAGGAATTCCGGGAGCCGACGCTGGTGACGGCCGAGGTGAAGGCCCGCATCCGGGAGCTGTTTCCGCTGGCCCCGCTGCACAACCCGGCCAATCTGCTGGGTATGGAGGTGGCCGAGCAGCTGTTTCCGCAGGCCCGGCAAGTGGCAGTGTTCGACACGGCGTTTCATAGCACGCTGCCGCCCCACGCCTACCGCTTCGCGCTGCCCGAGGAGCTGTACACCAAGCACGGGCTGCGCGCCTACGGCTTCCACGGCACCAGTCATCAGTTCGTAAGCCAGGAAACCCTACGCTACCTGGGCCAACCCGACGCTCGCGTGATTACGGTGCACCTGGGCAACGGCTGCAGCATGACCGCCACCGTGGCCGGCCGCGCCGTGGATACCAGCATGGGCTTCGGCCCCATGAACGGGCTGGTGATGGGCACCCGCGCCGGCGACACCGACCAAGCCATCATTTTCCACTTGGTCGAGCAGCTGGGCTACTCGCTCGACGACGTGAAGAACCTGCTCAACAAGGAAAGCGGCATGCTCGGCCTCACCGGCCACAGCGACATGCGCGACATCACGCGCCAACTTAACGAAGGCGACCCGCGCGCCCGCCTCGCCTACGACCTCTACGCCTACCGCATCAAGAAGTACCTCGGCGCCTTCCTGGCCGCCCTCAACGGCGCCGAAGCCATCGTCTTTACGGGTGGCGTGGGCGAAAACGACGCGCTGGTGCGCCAGCTGGTGTGCGCCAACCTGGACTTCCTAGGCATCCAGCTCGATGATACTGAAAACGCCCGCCGCGCCCCTGGTATCCGCGACTTATCAGCAGCCGGCAGCCGCGTGCGGGTACTGGTGGTGCCCACCAACGAGGAGCTGGAAATTGCGCGGCTGTGCGCGGAAATGGAAGTTGATCAGTAG
- a CDS encoding DUF808 domain-containing protein produces MASGLFALLDDISALVKVSAASLDDVPAQVAKTTGKVSGIVIDDTAVTPKYVVGLDPSRELSIIYQIAKKSLFNKLLILTPAALVLGYFAPWAITPILMLGGAYLCYEGYEKVHSLFSKHPEAHAETEQLETITPEELEQQRVAGAVRTDIILSAEIMAIAYSQVTDQPIVNQIVVMLAVAVFITVAVYGFVGLIVKADDIGLHLAEGDNSAATKSFGRGLVKFMPKFLSILSYVGTAAMLWVGFEIIAHGIPFTAHLLHELELALASTPALAWLAKVVACGLGGLVVGFVVDQIVRLVKKLMPAKKESAAH; encoded by the coding sequence ATGGCCTCCGGACTTTTTGCCTTACTAGATGATATTTCGGCTTTAGTGAAAGTCAGTGCCGCCAGCTTGGACGATGTGCCGGCGCAGGTAGCCAAAACTACCGGCAAGGTGTCGGGCATCGTGATTGACGATACGGCCGTGACCCCCAAGTATGTGGTCGGCCTCGACCCCAGCCGGGAGCTGTCTATCATCTACCAGATTGCCAAAAAGTCGCTGTTCAACAAGCTGTTGATTCTGACGCCGGCGGCGCTGGTGCTGGGCTACTTTGCGCCCTGGGCCATCACGCCTATTCTGATGCTAGGCGGGGCCTATCTGTGCTATGAAGGCTACGAAAAGGTGCATTCCCTGTTCAGCAAGCACCCCGAGGCCCACGCGGAAACCGAGCAGCTGGAAACCATTACGCCGGAGGAGCTGGAGCAGCAGCGCGTGGCCGGTGCCGTCCGCACCGACATCATTCTGTCGGCCGAAATCATGGCCATTGCCTACAGCCAGGTAACCGACCAGCCCATCGTGAACCAAATTGTAGTGATGCTGGCCGTGGCGGTGTTTATCACGGTGGCCGTGTACGGCTTCGTGGGGTTGATTGTAAAGGCCGACGACATCGGCCTGCACCTGGCCGAGGGCGACAACAGCGCGGCCACCAAGAGCTTCGGCCGCGGCCTCGTGAAGTTCATGCCGAAGTTTCTCAGCATCCTGAGCTACGTGGGCACCGCCGCCATGCTGTGGGTGGGCTTTGAAATCATTGCCCACGGCATCCCGTTCACCGCGCACCTGCTGCACGAACTGGAACTGGCCCTGGCTTCCACGCCGGCCCTGGCCTGGCTGGCTAAAGTAGTGGCCTGCGGCCTGGGCGGTCTGGTGGTTGGCTTCGTGGTTGACCAGATAGTACGACTGGTGAAGAAGCTGATGCCCGCCAAGAAGGAGTCGGCGGCACACTAG